In Pithys albifrons albifrons isolate INPA30051 chromosome 8, PitAlb_v1, whole genome shotgun sequence, a single window of DNA contains:
- the EAF2 gene encoding ELL-associated factor 2, translating into MNGAVPSLYDPKARVLNLGESFEKQPRCAFHTVRYDFKPASIDMSCEGDLEVGKGEQVTITLPNIEGSTPPVTVFKGSKKPYLKECILIINHDTGECRLEKLSSNITVKKTRAEGSSKVQSRIEQQQQQMRNATKVPNNVKNSPSKEKMFPPSPMDDIERELKAEASIMDQLSSSDSSSDSKSSSSSSSSSENSSSDSEDEEMKPSLPMSMPYLQPQPTVSAMPQQAVPDKDASHNRPQESSGHMMNTLRNDLQLSESGSDSDD; encoded by the exons ATGAACGGAGCCGTCCCGTCGCTCTACGACCCCAAGGCGCGGGTGCTCAATCTGGGAGAGAGCTTTGAGAAGCAGCCGCGCTGCGCCTTCCACACCGTCCGCT ATGACTTTAAGCCTGCATCCATTGATATGTCCTGTGAAGGAGACCTTGAAGTTGGCAAAGGTGAACAGGTGACAATAACGCTGCCAAATATTGAG GGTTCAACTCCACCAGTGACTGTGTTCAAGGGCTCAAAGAAGCCTTATCTAAAAGAATGTATCTTAATTATCAACCATGACACTGGAGAATGTCGCCTAGAGAAACTGAGTAGCAACAtcactgtgaaaaaaaccaG agctgagggaaGCAGTAAAGTCCAGTCTCGCATtgagcagcaacagcagcaaatgcGAAATGCAACTAAAGTTCCAAACAACGTTAAAAACTCtccatcaaaagaaaaaatgtttccacCTTCTCCTATGGATGATATTGAACGAG aGCTAAAAGCAGAAGCCAGTATCATGGACCAGCTGAGTAGCTCTGACAGTTCATCTGACTCTAAAAGTTCTTCATCCTCTTCATCAAGTAGTGAAAATAGTTCTAGTGATTCTGAAGATGAGGAAATGAAGCCCTCTCTTCCGATGTCGATGCCGTATTTGCAGCCTCAGCCCACTGTGTCTGCCATGCCACAACAGGCTGTTCCTGACAAAGATGCCAGTCATAACAGACCCCAAGAGAGCAGTGGTCATATGATGAATACACTAC GAAATGACTTGCAGCTGAGTGAATCTGGAAGCGATAGTGATGACTGA